In one window of Gouania willdenowi chromosome 8, fGouWil2.1, whole genome shotgun sequence DNA:
- the tlcd3ba gene encoding TLC domain containing 3Ba isoform X2 gives MLVLLLCGCVFYLGIFLLSKRALRILIGWSEGDSAVVSTRLVSSLQAVMASSVGYIITSSCSDIIEDSHWLTDAYIVFATPYFLYDIYAMWVCYGHRLRVKGHQEGVAVLHFLRREFLLVTHHIFMVAICCPVSLMWRKGKADYFQGVLFLAELSTPSVSLGKVLIQYQQQHTLLYKLNGLFTLVSFFSCRVFLFPYLYFTYSRYLSVPLWAIPMVVPWQCNLGFLLLWPLQLYWFTLIAQRAVRHLTTRHITTRPVGINQ, from the exons ATGCTGGTCCTCTTGTTGTGCGGTTGTGTCTTTTACCTGGGAATCTTCCTGTTGTCCAAACGAGCTCTGAGGATTCTGATTGGATGGAGCGAAGGAGACTCTGCAGTGGTGTCAACACG tctggTGTCATCCCTCCAGGCCGTCATGGCGTCCTCCGTCGGTTACATCATCACCTCGTCCTGCAGTGACATCATCGAAGACAG TCATTGGCTGACGGATGCCTACATCGTGTTCGCTACGCCGTACTTCCTGTACGACATCTACGCCATGTGGGTGTGTTATGGCCACAGGCttagggtcaaaggtcaccagGAGGGCGTGGCTGTGCTTCACTTCCTGCGGAGAGAGTTCCTCCTCGTGACGCATCACATATTCATGGTGGCAATCTGCTGCCCCGTCTCTTTG atgTGGAGGAAAGGTAAAGCTGATTATTTCCAGGGTGTTTTGTTTCTGGCTGAACTCAGCACGCCATCTGTGTCGTTAGGAAAGGTCCTGatccag tatcagcagcagcacacactccTCTACAAACTCAACGGTCTGTTTACGCTCGTCTCGTTCTTCAGCTGCAGAGTTTTCCTCTTCCCATACCTTTACTTCACTTACAGCAG GTACTTGTCTGTCCCCCTGTGGGCCATCCCTATGGTTGTCCCCTGGCAGTGTAACCTGggcttccttctgctgtggcCGCTGCAGCTCTACTGGTTCACGCTGATCGCTCAGCGCGCAGTGCGGCACCTCACCACCCGGCACATCACTACCCGGCCTGTAGGAATCAACCAATGA
- the tlcd3ba gene encoding TLC domain containing 3Ba isoform X1 — MERRRLCSGVNTVGTQTFYCFCVSAIVLCFSVILCVDLLCVCVSLVSSLQAVMASSVGYIITSSCSDIIEDSHWLTDAYIVFATPYFLYDIYAMWVCYGHRLRVKGHQEGVAVLHFLRREFLLVTHHIFMVAICCPVSLMWRKGKADYFQGVLFLAELSTPSVSLGKVLIQYQQQHTLLYKLNGLFTLVSFFSCRVFLFPYLYFTYSRYLSVPLWAIPMVVPWQCNLGFLLLWPLQLYWFTLIAQRAVRHLTTRHITTRPVGINQ, encoded by the exons ATGGAGCGAAGGAGACTCTGCAGTGGTGTCAACACGGTGGGAACACAGACATTTTACTGCTTTTGTGTGTCTGCaattgtattgtgtttttctgtaattttgtgtgttgacctgttgtgtgtgtgtgtcagtctggTGTCATCCCTCCAGGCCGTCATGGCGTCCTCCGTCGGTTACATCATCACCTCGTCCTGCAGTGACATCATCGAAGACAG TCATTGGCTGACGGATGCCTACATCGTGTTCGCTACGCCGTACTTCCTGTACGACATCTACGCCATGTGGGTGTGTTATGGCCACAGGCttagggtcaaaggtcaccagGAGGGCGTGGCTGTGCTTCACTTCCTGCGGAGAGAGTTCCTCCTCGTGACGCATCACATATTCATGGTGGCAATCTGCTGCCCCGTCTCTTTG atgTGGAGGAAAGGTAAAGCTGATTATTTCCAGGGTGTTTTGTTTCTGGCTGAACTCAGCACGCCATCTGTGTCGTTAGGAAAGGTCCTGatccag tatcagcagcagcacacactccTCTACAAACTCAACGGTCTGTTTACGCTCGTCTCGTTCTTCAGCTGCAGAGTTTTCCTCTTCCCATACCTTTACTTCACTTACAGCAG GTACTTGTCTGTCCCCCTGTGGGCCATCCCTATGGTTGTCCCCTGGCAGTGTAACCTGggcttccttctgctgtggcCGCTGCAGCTCTACTGGTTCACGCTGATCGCTCAGCGCGCAGTGCGGCACCTCACCACCCGGCACATCACTACCCGGCCTGTAGGAATCAACCAATGA
- the sh2b1 gene encoding SH2B adapter protein 1, whose translation MNGSLLTPPSPRAVANSSPLPPSPSPSPPSPSLLPLSSRPPPLPPLVTPPPQPHLSSLSDTPTPSPSPCLSWTEFCELHARVAAGDFVRHFRAFLLENPHYSPDSAAAFCRRFTDRFVHHFQSELEGAPPPGRDDTASWAPLSDATSLEEEAVSPLSTTGGAGLPSVGASRCSSSSRPPETRLVLENRADERFQDSYAHGQVLPPSSSSSCCSSVGGANGRRDERCVMLGVGNGEAPVEEEEEDSWVGGVSIGDDLEPKEPSEVENPEMTAAPSKGYGASSKNKLKKRFSLRSVGRSVRGILHWRSSSSDSTHSSLPSSYSYTLGVQDAGLVPPSKRNSSTQPPTPTSSSMPVSLSMPLPLPHSSSSSLPPSSSSSATSLSGGDRRRSNGEAGEKEKWSHRLEKLRLTRSPPPVLTPTSSLPPSGAAIMGPSRKVGRLVREGGVTVSSSGDELCGSHSFSGFSFSLLHHSSESSSAATTPLSSGGNIPWKGGRWHKCRLVLREREREGGEEFYLEFFIPPKASKPRLSVPCCSIVDVRSTTALEVPDKENTFLLQLDGSAQYVIETRDAVQMRAWLSDIRNGICLSEQEDTEGVCGTPETGEGLSQVCYGGIAGSSPLTEPLPPELPPRAPLDEPDGRILGGVGSALGTPFAETPEATGSFLFSEAAAAEAVEHPLSECQWFHGTLSRLKAAQLVLAGGPASHGVFLVRQSETRRGEYVLTFNFQGKAKHLRLSLNEDGQCRVQHLWFQSIFDMLEHFRVHPIPLESGGASDVTLISFVGATAVRQPGRDRAGSRPTVCDVITTRHPDSPSTPTPISDCVLDQQTP comes from the exons ATGAATGGCTCTCTGTTGACTCCGCCGAGCCCGAGGGCAGTGGCTAACTCCTCCCCTTTACCGCCCTCGCCCTCCCCATCCCCGCCttctccctccctcctccccctctcGTCTCGCCCGCCCCCCCTCCCACCTCTGGTGACTCCTCCCCCCCAGCCTCACCTGTCTTCGCTGTCAGACACGCCCACGCCGTCGCCCTCGCCATGCCTCAGCTGGACGGAGTTCTGTGAGCTTCACGCGCGCGTCGCAGCCGGAGACTTTGTACGCCACTTCCGGGCGTTCCTCCTGGAGAACCCGCACTACTCCCCTGACTCGGCTGCCGCCTTCTGCCGCCGTTTCACTGACCGCTTCGTTCACCACTTCCAGAGCGAGCTGGAGGGGGCACCGCCCCCAGGCCGGGACGACACAGCGAGCTGGGCTCCGCTGTCGGACGCTACGTCCCTGGAGGAGGAGGCGGTCTCTCCTCTGTCGACCACCGGGGGCGCCGGACTTCCTTCTGTGGGTGCGTCGCGTTGCTCCTCCTCATCCAGGCCCCCGGAGACGCGGCTTGTTTTGGAAAACCGCGCAGACGAGCGTTTCCAGGACTCGTACGCCCACGGGCAGGTGCTGCCGCCGTCCTCGTCCTCGTCCTGCTGctcctcagtgggcggggccaacGGGAGGCGAGACGAGCGCTGTGTCATGCTCGGCGTTGGCAACGGGGAGGCACCAgttgaggaggaagaggaggacagCTGGGTGGGGGGCGTGTCCATCGGCGATGACCTGGAGCCCAAGGAACCGTCGGAGGTTGAGAACCCAGAGATGACGGCGGCGCCGTCCAAAGGGTACGGCGCCTCCTCCAAGAACAAGCTGAAGAAGCGCTTCTCGCTCCGCAGCGTGGGCCGCAGTGTGCGGGGGATCCTCCACTGGAGGAGCTCCTCCTCTGATTCCACCCACAGCTCGCTGCCCTCCAGTTACAGTTACACGCTGGGTGTGCAGGATGCTGGCCTTGTCCCCCCTTCCAAGAGGAACTCTAGCACGCAGCCGCCCACGCCCACCTCCTCCTCCATGCCCGTGTCGCTGTCCATGCCCCTCCCCCTTccccactcctcctcctcctccctacccccctcgtcctccagcagtgccaccTCGCTGTCTGGCGGCGATCGGCGCCGCAGCAACGGCGAGGCCGGCGAGAAGGAGAAGTGGAGCCATCGACTGGAGAAGCTCCGCCTGACGCGCTCGCCTCCGCCTGTTCTTACCCCTACCTCCTCGCTGCCCCCCAGTGGCGCCGCCATTATGGGGCCATCCAGGAAGGTGGGCCGGCTTGTACGAGAGGGCGGAGTGACCGTCAGCTCCTCTGGTGACGAGCTATGTGGAAGCCACTCCTTCTCTGGGTTCTCGTTCAGTCTACTGCAtcacagctcagagagcagcAGCGCGGCAACCACGCCCCTGTCCAGCGGCGGGAACATCCCCTGGAAGGGGGGGCGCTGGCATAAGTGTCGCCTGGTGCTCAGAGAGAGGGAACGTGAGGGCGGAGAGGAGTTCTACCTGGAGTTCTTCATCCCCCCCAaa GCGTCCAAACCTCGTCTCTCCGTCCCCTGCTGCTCCATCGTAGACGTACGAAGCACCACTGCATTGGAGGTTCCTGACAAGGAGAACACCTTCCTGctgcag CTGGATGGCTCAGCACAGTATGTGATTGAGACCCGGGACGCGGTCCAGATGAGGGCGTGGCTTAGTGACATCAGGAACGGCATCTGTCTGAG TGAGCAGGAGGACACTGAGGGAGTGTGTGGGACGCCTGAGACTGGAGAGGGTTTATCACAAg TGTGTTACGGCGGCATCGCAGGCTCCTCCCCCCTcacagagcccctcccccctgAACTGCCTCCTCGGGCTCCCCTGGACGAACCCGATGGACGGATCCTGGGAGGCGTCGGCTCCGCCCTGGGAACGCCGTTTGCTGAGACGCCGGAGGCCACAG GCTCCTTCCTGTTCTCTGAGGCGGCGGCGGCCGAGGCAGTGGAACACCCGCTCAGTGAGTGTCAGTGGTTCCACGGCACGCTGTCACGCCTCAAAGCTGCTCAGCTGGTGCTGGCGGGTGGCCCCGCAAGCCACGGCGtgttcctggtacggcagagtgAGACACGGCGAGGAGAATACGTGCTGACCTTCAACTTCCAGGGAAAGGCTAAG CACCTTCGTCTGTCCCTGAACGAGGACGGGCAGTGCCGTGTGCAGCACCTCTGGTTCCAGTCCATCTTCGACATGCTGGAACACTTCAGGGTCCATCCCATCCCGCTGGAGTCAGGCGGAGCCTCCGACGTCACGCTCATCAGCTTCGTAGGAGCCACGGCGGTGCGACAGCCGG GCCGTGACAGAGCGGGCAGTCGACCCACAGTCTGTGATGTCATCACCACGCGCCATCCTGACTCCCCATCTACACCTACACCCATCTCTGACTGTGT ACTTGACCAGCAGACCCCGTAG